A stretch of the Vigna radiata var. radiata cultivar VC1973A chromosome 9, Vradiata_ver6, whole genome shotgun sequence genome encodes the following:
- the LOC106773470 gene encoding uncharacterized protein LOC106773470, which translates to MEKAVRENPNMKVMDIRDKVSRKWNVGISRNMIFRERAMAKDNVDGSFKEQYRRIYDYGHELLRSNPGSTVKKKAENINGECKYGGELLTAMGRDANEQILPIAYAVVKVENKDSWTWFLDLLIGDLGGEAICGACTFISDQQKGLLTAFDALLPRVEQRFCVRHLYSNFRKQFPGKDLKRLTWTTATTTYPQLWEAEMLKIIEINL; encoded by the exons ATGGAAAAAGCTGTTAGAGAGAACCCTAACATGAAAGTCATGGACATTAGGGATAAAGTGAGTAGGAAATGGAATGTTGGAATCTCtagaaatatgatttttagGGAAAGAGCCATGGCAAAAGATAATGTTGATGGTTCATTCAAGGAGCAATATAGAAGAATCTATGATTATGGTCATGAGCTTCTCAGGTCAAATCCAGGTTCAACAGTGAAAAAAAAGGCTGAAAATATTAATGGGGAGT GCAAGTATGGAGGGGAATTACTAACAGCAATGGGAAGAGATGCAAATGAACAAATTTTGCCCATTGCATATGCTGTTGTTAAggtagaaaacaaagactccTGGACTTGGTTCTTGGACCTTCTGATTGGGGATCTTGGTGGGGAAGCTATATGTGGAGCATGTACATTTatttcagaccaacaaaag GGTCTGTTAACAGCCTTTGATGCACTTCTACCTAGGGTAGAACAACGCTTTTGTGTTAGACATTTGTACTCAAATTTTAGAAAGCAATTTCCTGGAAAAGACCTCAAACGTTTGACGTGGACAACAGCAACAACCACATATCCACAACTATGGGAGGCTGAAATGTTGAAAATTATAGAGATCAATTTATAA
- the LOC111242494 gene encoding acidic leucine-rich nuclear phosphoprotein 32-related protein-like, whose translation MDDCIKVVVHHTGHFVSDDNGNLKFDGEITQWSCDPDLFCYCGIITSVKELGHKDIKEVWYSLGGQSVVPERLELLTDDRGALHMVNIAMLNGQVHLYIVHNRNEPEIIEMIEWVDGVVNDEVHVGTQVEGEGEVQAVTEMQNGHGEGECEVEREVDCEVEGEAEVVTQLAEGEVQREVEAEVEGEVEVVTQLAEGEVQREVEAEVEGEAEVVTQLAEGEVQREVEKEVEAEVEGEGEGLTQLEEVELANVDEVEVHDVDDFELKDVEDEDEDENIEDDEDENVDESSSEESLIDVTIHCDNIDTSKRSLSEEQPCSSWTSGNDDMNDVCGISDNKWVSDDLDSGPDSENESSIPRSLFPTFSMPKILEEYKWEVETYFTEKNEFKEAIRTYALSNG comes from the exons ATGGATGACTGTATTAAAGTAGTGGTCCATCATACAGGACATTTTGTTAGTGATGATAAtggtaatttaaaatttgatggagaGATAACACAATGGTCTTGTGATCCAGACCTCTTCTGCTATTGTGGAATAATAACATCAGTGAAAGAGTTAGGTCATAAAGACATTAAAGAAGTTTGGTACAGTTTAGGAGGTCAATCAGTGGTACCAGAGAGGTTAGAATTATTGACTGATGATAGGGGTGCTTTGCATATGGTTAATATTGCAATGTTAAATGGTCAAGTTCATTTGTACATTGTTCATAATAGGAATGAACCAGAAATAATTGAAATGATTGAATGGGTTGATGGTGTTGTTAATGATGAAGTTCATGTTGGAACACAAGTGGAGGGTGAGGGTGAGGTTCAAGCTGTAACAGAAATGCAGAATGGTCATGGTGAGGGTGAGTGTGAGGTTGAGAGAGAGGTTGATTGTGAGGTTGAGGGTGAGGCTGAAGTTGTAACACAATTGGCTGAGGGAGAAGTTCAAAGAGAGGTTGAGGCTGAGGTTGAGGGTGAGGTTGAAGTTGTAACACAATTGGCTG AGGGAGAAGTTCAAAGAGAGGTTGAGGCTGAGGTTGAGGGTGAGGCTGAAGTTGTAACACAATTGGCTGAGGGAGAAGTTCAAAGAGAGGTTGAGAAAGAGGTTGAGGCTGAGGTTGAGGGTGAGGGTGAAGGTTTAACACAATTGGAGGAGGTTGAGCTTGCTAATGTGGATGAGGTTGAGGTCCATGATGTAGATGATTTCGAGCTAAAAGACGTAGAagatgaggatgaagatgaaaatataGAAGATGATGAGGATGAAAACGTAGATGAGTCTAGTAGTGAAGAAAGTCTTATTGATGTGACCATTCATTGTGATAACATTGATACTTCTAAAAGAAGCTTGAGTGAAGAACAACCCTGCAGTTCATGGACAAGTGGTAATGATGACATGAATGATGTATGTGGTATATCTGACAATAAGTGGGTGTCAGATGACTTGGACAGTGGTCCAGATAGTGAGAATGAAAGTTCCATTCCTAGAAGTTTGTTCCCCACATTTAGCATGCCTAAAATTTTGGAAGAATATAAGTGGGAAGTTGAGACTTATTTTACTGAGAAAAACGAATTCAAAGAGGCCATTAGGACATATGCACTAAGTAAtggttga
- the LOC106772923 gene encoding uncharacterized protein LOC106772923 produces MPSPYPLRNITTPSPPLLHFLPSTPFTLSFFHPPLFHSHAMMPSFSSSASSYSSSSSSSPSTSSTPQQHHEQHSQNNLNQHNLSHVLKYHNQTKHNFNHYARGPHGLDWANQPNPFRRYLSAPLISLLHPQPPYQPPLYHSLFLSFPSPHTISQSSISQFLFDSLALSAWKTTGFSTWSLRVNPSSGNLHPTEAYIVAPPISSISDSAFVAHYAPKEHSLELRAQIPSWFFPKFFPPNSFLVGLSSVFWREAWKYGERAFRYCNHDVGHAIGAVAMSAASLGWDVKVLDTLGCEELKRLMGLHVFPDFEIPSRVVRGKIPELEFEHPDCVLLVYPSGVDGFDVNWKELSEAILGFDKLEWKGKPNYLSKEHVCWDVIYRTAEAVKKPLTLGDKFSVEPFQRSGVCGEGFYKGLTMREVVRKRRSAVDMDGVTKIERDAFYQTLLHCLPSGCVGGGRQGRQLALPFRALPWDAEVHAALFVHRVVGLPQGLYFLVRNKNHFDELKKAMLPDFLWTKPEGCPDELPLYELLRSDCRQLAKQLSCHQDIASDGCFSLGMLARMEPTLREKNVWMYPRLFWETGVLGQVLYLEAHAIGISATGIGCFFDDPVHQLLGLKDSTFQSLYHFTVGGPVLDKRIMSLPAYPGPDVDA; encoded by the exons ATGCCATCACCTTACCCTCTCAGAAACATCACCACCCCATCACCACcacttctccattttcttccttcaACCCCTTTCACTCTCTCATTCTTCCACCCTCCATTATTCCATTCCCATGCCATGAtgccttcattttcttcttctgcatcttcatattcttcttcttcttcttcttctccttcaacaTCATCCACTCCCCAACAACACCACGAACAACATTCTCAAAACAACCTTAATCAACACAACCTCTCCCACGTTCTCAAATACCACAACCAAACCAAGCACAACTTCAACCATTACGCCCGGGGGCCTCACGGCCTCGACTGGGCCAACCAGCCCAACCCGTTTCGTAGATACCTCTCCGCCCCTCTCATCTCTCTTCTCCACCCACAACCACCGTATCAACCACCGCTTTACCActctctcttcctttctttcccCTCTCCCCACACCATTTCCCAATCCTCCATTTCACAGTTCCTCTTCGATTCCCTCGCCCTCTCCGCCTGGAAAACCACCGGCTTCTCCACTTGGTCCCTCAGGGTTAACCCCAGTAGCGGCAATTTGCACCCCACTGAAGCCTACATCGTTGCCCCACCCATATCCTCTATCTCTGATTCCGCTTTTGTCGCTCATTATGCCCCAAAGGAGCATTCTTTGGAACTCAGAGCCCAAATCCCATCTTGGTTTTTCCCCAAGTTTTTTCCACCCAATTCGTTCCTTGTTGGGTTGTCCTCGGTTTTCTGGCGTGAGGCTTGGAAGTACGGGGAACGCGCATTCAG GTACTGTAACCATGATGTTGGTCATGCCATTGGGGCAGTTGCCATGTCTGCTGCGAGTCTTGGTTGGGATGTGAAGGTTTTGGATACCTTGGGGTGTGAGGAGTTGAAGAGGCTCATGGGGCTTCATGTTTTCCCTGATTTTGAAATCCCGTCGCGTGTTGTTAGAGGGAAGATTCCAGAACTTGAGTTTGAGCATCCTGATTGTGTGTTGCTGGTTTATCCGAGTGGGGTTGATGGATTTGATGTTAATTGGAAGGAATTAAGTGAAGCTATATTGGGGTTTGATAAGTTGGAGTGGAAGGGGAAACCTAATTACCTTAGCAAAGAACATGTGTGTTGGGATGTTATTTATAGGACTGCTGAGGCTGTGAAGAAGCCTTTGACATTGGGGGATAAGTTCTCGGTTGAACCGTTTCAGAGGAGTGGTGTTTGTGGGGAGGGTTTTTATAAGGGGTTAACTATGAGGGAAGTTGTTAGGAAGCGAAGGAGTGCTGTTGATATGGATGGAGTAACTAAAATTGAGAGAGATGCGTTTTATCAAACTCTGTTGCATTGTCTTCCTTCAGGTTGCGTGGGTGGAGGGAGGCAAGGAAGGCAGCTGGCTTTGCCATTTCGAGCTCTTCCATGGGATGCTGAGGTGCATGCTGCTTTATTTGTTCATAGAGTGGTAGGATTGCCTCAAGGATTGTATTTCTTGGTGAggaataaaaatcattttgatgAATTGAAGAAAGCTATGCTACCTGACTTTTTGTGGACCAAACCAGAGGGCTGCCCGGATGAGCTTCCACTGTATGAACTGCTCAGATCTGATTGCCGTCAGCTTGCAAAGCAGCTTTCGTGCCACCAG GACATTGCAAGTGATGGTTGCTTCAGCCTTGGTATGTTGGCCCGTATGGAACCTACTTTGCGTGAAAAGAATGTCTGGATGTATCCACGATTATTTTGGGAAACTGGAGTCCTTGGACAGGTGCTGTACCTTGAAGCACATGCTATTGGAATCTCAGCAACTGGAATTGGTTGCTTCTTTGATGACCCTG TTCATCAGCTCCTTGGCTTAAAAGACTCAACATTCCAGAGCCTCTATCATTTTACTGTTGGAGGTCCTGTCTTAGACAAGCGCATAATGAGTTTACCAGCATATCCAGGCCCTGATGTTGATGCTTAA
- the LOC106773716 gene encoding uncharacterized protein ycf20 isoform X1 codes for MLFATRMMSSGCVTSAKFKSLDYNCSRVDLDAFFYKTTIGQKQCSPCFRFAQPCLIVNFKRLTWSVRNSLNDSSFSSSTSNGSNGRTRIIRVIQEFQSKLGSKIQEVKKNLPMKLLFFLVGFYCATAFATVIGQTGDWDILSAALAVAVVEVIGALMYRASLPLVSMNRGLISLFNYWKAGLTLGLFLDSFKY; via the exons ATGTTGTTTGCAACTAGAATGATGTCTTCCGGTTGTGTGACAAGTGCCAAATTTAAATCTCTTGATTATAACTGTTCAAGAGTTGATCTTGATGCATTCTTTTACAAGACCACGATTGGCCAGAAGCAATGCTCTCCATGCTTTAGGTTTGCTCAACCttgtttaattgttaatttCAA GAGGCTGACTTGGTCAGTAAGAAACAGCTTAAATGACAGCAGTTTTAGTTCTTCCACTTCAAATGGCAGTAATGGAAGGACCCGCATAATTAGAGTGATTCAAGAGTTTCAGAGTAAGTTAGGTTCTAAAATTCAGGAGGTAAAGAAAAATCTTCCCATGAAGCTGCTTTTCTTCTTGGTTGGATTTTATTGTGCAACTGCCTTTGCCACTGTTATTGGACAAACTGGTGACTGGGATATTCTATCTGCTGCCTTGGCTGTGGCTGTTGTGGAAGTCATTGGGGCTCTCATGTATAGGGCTTCTCTTCCTTTAGTTAGCATGAATAGAGGCCTTATTTCCTTGTTTAATTATTGGAAGGCTGGCCTTACACTGGGACTTTTCTTAGATTCctttaaatattga
- the LOC106773716 gene encoding uncharacterized protein ycf20 isoform X2, whose product MLFATRMMSSGCVTSAKFKSLDYNCSRVDLDAFFYKTTIGQKQCSPCFRRLTWSVRNSLNDSSFSSSTSNGSNGRTRIIRVIQEFQSKLGSKIQEVKKNLPMKLLFFLVGFYCATAFATVIGQTGDWDILSAALAVAVVEVIGALMYRASLPLVSMNRGLISLFNYWKAGLTLGLFLDSFKY is encoded by the exons ATGTTGTTTGCAACTAGAATGATGTCTTCCGGTTGTGTGACAAGTGCCAAATTTAAATCTCTTGATTATAACTGTTCAAGAGTTGATCTTGATGCATTCTTTTACAAGACCACGATTGGCCAGAAGCAATGCTCTCCATGCTTTAG GAGGCTGACTTGGTCAGTAAGAAACAGCTTAAATGACAGCAGTTTTAGTTCTTCCACTTCAAATGGCAGTAATGGAAGGACCCGCATAATTAGAGTGATTCAAGAGTTTCAGAGTAAGTTAGGTTCTAAAATTCAGGAGGTAAAGAAAAATCTTCCCATGAAGCTGCTTTTCTTCTTGGTTGGATTTTATTGTGCAACTGCCTTTGCCACTGTTATTGGACAAACTGGTGACTGGGATATTCTATCTGCTGCCTTGGCTGTGGCTGTTGTGGAAGTCATTGGGGCTCTCATGTATAGGGCTTCTCTTCCTTTAGTTAGCATGAATAGAGGCCTTATTTCCTTGTTTAATTATTGGAAGGCTGGCCTTACACTGGGACTTTTCTTAGATTCctttaaatattga